A window from Culex pipiens pallens isolate TS chromosome 3, TS_CPP_V2, whole genome shotgun sequence encodes these proteins:
- the LOC120423784 gene encoding uncharacterized protein LOC120423784, which yields MSTPGKVHLSKPPIDILDEQFAQYLQLAQQLLSMLRSPQDRQIASKYIRRCCPKSGVTRFVHYKRNRNEFFRYFLKVLQSAVETQGHVVQVDDEVPVGADGERTKESCNWSDDRRTYVATKVIPNYATLVYMAVCDDPELGWDNGGFGAYEF from the coding sequence ATGTCAACGCCGGGAAAAGTCCACCTTTCCAAGCCTCCGATCGACATCCTCGACGAGCAATTCGCCCAGTATCTGCAACTGGCCCAGCAGCTGCTATCTATGCTGCGGTCCCCCCAGGATCGTCAGATCGCGTCCAAGTATATCCGGCGATGCTGTCCGAAAAGTGGCGTCACGCGCTTCGTCCACTACAAGCGCAACCGGAACGAGTTTTTCCGGTACTTCCTGAAGGTGCTCCAAAGCGCGGTGGAAACGCAAGGTCACGTCGTGCAGGTCGACGATGAAGTTCCGGTCGGGGCGGACGGAGAGCGGACCAAGGAGTCGTGCAACTGGTCCGACGACCGCCGGACGTACGTCGCAACCAAGGTGATCCCGAATTATGCGACGCTGGTGTACATGGCCGTTTGCGATGATCCGGAGCTGGGTTGGGATAACGGCGGGTTTGGGGCGTACGAGTTTTGA
- the LOC120423787 gene encoding uncharacterized protein LOC120423787 encodes MSSASAPTTGESVEMPSVATVEVAPAAPASSNARIVEKVETATMTDMLPIENEESESAAAPSSKVCSSEEVKPEPQSLVQCEPPAAAAAAVAASVMPVPEKSELIIKETMQHMEALELDDEAVVVEEEPDTLSPLMTDNHTYLQHQELMREEGETSPQHHYHHHRHHHGHDEIHDYDLDDDEEEDDEMYMEDDDHMDPAAPAVSMKHSDTKDSISSIDSDVSLSYDRRSSTESQNPPEDAGTGSSDDNAKDSGCEITKKLMDATSAEEEAYEVPDDDMCEKIVEQVEFYFSNDNILKDAFLLKHVRRNKEGFVSLKLVSSFKRVRQLTKDWRVVGEAIKRKSVKIEPNDVGTKIRRLEPLPVYDETTPSRTVVATGLPYDKYTVEKVSELFSKCGEISLIRVLRPGGPIPADVRQFINKHPELQQNECALIEFTESASARRAQNMEEFIVLELVAPKKKTGKKANVTKFVENYKFAGQDMERSRGGEAFDRFKMRRGSAGFYPKPEMQHVYQQMVAQPLPHHEQPTMQQIVPLQPQQQQQQPMYIPHSPQQRKYSYGNENFDYFNRRPSTFSMGSNDQSRKYSSCSDGYSSCGEMSRRTSQCSSAADSMSRRASNCSEVPSRRTSNCSEFCSCSRRMSQCSDVYRRMSQCSEHNVRKFSVGSNYDRKFTNSPEMVMPQRRISMDSNYERKFSNGSMGFESPNISPRKYSNGFDPLRKLSSSSEYYNGRRISTDSGYDRRISVGSECSSAGPRSRSNSAVQMQCHQHQVQGEAVRTPIGPDGSKGFGSRTRRVGQIVPPA; translated from the coding sequence ATGTCTTCAGCTAGTGCCCCGACGACTGGTGAATCGGTGGAAATGCCATCGGTGGCCACCGTGGAGGTGGCGCCTGCAGCCCCAGCAAGCAGTAATGCAAGAATCGTTGAAAAGGTGGAAACCGCCACAATGACTGATATGCTTCCCATAGAAAATGAAGAAAGTGAAAGTGCTGCTGCTCCGAGTAGTAAAGTTTGCAGCAGCGAAGAGGTGAAGCCTGAACCACAGTCGCTAGTTCAGTGtgaaccaccagcagcagcagcagcagcagtagcagcatcAGTGATGCCAGTGCCAGAAAAGAGTGAGTTGATCATCAAGGAGACCATGCAACACATGGAAGCACTAGAACTGGACGACGAGGCCGTTGTTGTCGAGGAAGAACCCGACACCCTGTCGCCACTCATGACCGACAATCATACGTATCTTCAGCATCAGGAGTTGATGCGGGAGGAGGGTGAAACGAGTCCGCAGCATCACTATCATCACCACCGTCATCACCACGGTCATGACGAGATCCACGATTACGacctcgacgacgacgaagaggaAGACGATGAGATGTACATGGAGGACGATGACCATATGGATCCGGCAGCACCGGCGGTCAGCATGAAGCATTCGGACACGAAAGACTCGATTAGTTCCATCGACAGCGATGTTTCATTGTCTTACGATAGAAGAAGTTCGACCGAATCGCAGAATCCGCCGGAAGACGCCGGAACGGGATCGTCCGATGATAACGCCAAGGACTCGGGCTGTGAAATCACCAAGAAGCTGATGGATGCAACGTCCGCCGAAGAGGAAGCGTACGAGGTTCCCGACGATGATATGTGCGAGAAGATTGTCGAACAGGTAGAATTCTACTTCTCGAACGATAACATTCTGAAGGATGCGTTCCTGCTGAAGCACGTGAGACGCAACAAGGAAGGATTCGTCAGCCTGAAGCTGGTGTCGAGCTTCAAACGCGTTCGTCAGCTGACCAAGGATTGGCGCGTGGTAGGTGAAGCCATCAAACGTAAAAGTGTCAAGATTGAACCAAATGATGTGGGCACGAAGATTCGTCGCCTGGAACCACTGCCAGTGTACGATGAGACAACTCCATCCCGGACTGTGGTAGCCACGGGACTGCCGTACGACAAGTATACCGTGGAGAAGGTGTCCGAATTGTTCTCAAAGTGCGGAGAAATTTCTCTGATTCGTGTGCTGCGTCCCGGTGGCCCCATCCCGGCGGACGTCCGTCAGTTCATCAACAAACATCCGGAACTGCAGCAGAACGAATGCGCACTGATCGAGTTTACCGAGTCGGCTTCGGCTCGCCGTGCTCAAAACATGGAAGAGTTCATCGTACTGGAGTTGGTCGCCCCCAAAAAGAAGACTGGCAAAAAAGCCAACGTAACCAAGTTTGTGGAGAACTACAAGTTTGCAGGCCAAGACATGGAGCGCAGCCGCGGGGGTGAGGCCTTCGATCGGTTCAAGATGCGCCGTGGTTCGGCTGGGTTTTACCCGAAGCCGGAAATGCAACATGTATACCAGCAAATGGTCGCACAACCACTGCCGCACCATGAGCAGCCAACCATGCAGCAAATTGTGCCGCTGCAGccccagcagcaacaacagcaaccaATGTACATACCGCACTCGCCACAGCAGCGAAAGTATTCGTACGGAAATGAAAACTTTGACTATTTCAACCGTCGTCCGAGCACTTTCTCGATGGGCAGCAACGATCAGTCTCGCAAGTATTCCAGCTGTTCGGACGGCTACTCGAGCTGTGGGGAAATGTCTCGCCGTACATCGCAGTGCTCGTCCGCGGCAGACAGCATGTCTCGCCGAGCGTCCAACTGCTCCGAAGTGCCATCCAGAAGAACGTCCAACTGTTCCGAGTTTTGCTCGTGCTCGCGCAGAATGTCCCAGTGCTCGGACGTGTACCGTCGAATGTCCCAATGCTCGGAACACAACGTGCGCAAATTCTCGGTCGGGTCCAACTACGATCGCAAGTTTACCAACTCACCGGAAATGGTCATGCCCCAGCGCCGTATCTCGATGGACTCCAACTACGAGCGCAAGTTCTCCAACGGATCGATGGGCTTCGAGAGCCCCAACATTTCGCCGCGTAAATATTCCAACGGATTCGACCCGCTGCGGAAACTGTCCAGCAGCTCGGAGTACTACAACGGACGTCGCATCTCAACCGATTCCGGCTACGACCGGCGCATCTCGGTGGGATCGGAATGCTCTAGCGCGGGACCCCGATCGCGCTCGAACAGTGCCGTCCAGATGCAGTGCCATCAGCATCAGGTCCAGGGTGAGGCGGTTCGTACCCCGATCGGACCAGACGGCAGCAAAGGATTCGGGTCGCGGACTCGTCGCGTCGGCCAGATCGTCCCCCCGGCCTAA